In the genome of Gordonia rubripertincta, one region contains:
- the rplV gene encoding 50S ribosomal protein L22 has translation MTTQTDNPTAKATAKFVRVTPMKARRVLDLIRGKNVDEALDILRFAPQSASEPVYKVLASAVANAENNLDLDRRTLVVATAFADEGPTLKRFQPRAQGRAFRIRKRTSHITVVVESLPEKAAGGRGRSRQPKKKGA, from the coding sequence ATGACTACGCAGACCGATAATCCGACCGCCAAGGCCACCGCGAAGTTCGTTCGCGTCACGCCGATGAAGGCCCGCCGCGTGCTGGACCTCATCCGCGGGAAGAACGTGGACGAGGCCCTGGACATCCTGCGGTTCGCCCCGCAGTCGGCGTCCGAGCCCGTGTACAAGGTGCTGGCCAGCGCTGTCGCCAACGCAGAGAACAACTTGGATCTGGATCGCCGGACCCTGGTCGTCGCCACCGCGTTCGCCGACGAGGGCCCGACCCTCAAGCGCTTCCAGCCGCGTGCCCAGGGCCGCGCATTCCGTATCCGCAAGCGCACCAGCCACATCACCGTGGTCGTGGAGAGCCTGCCGGAGAAGGCAGCCGGCGGCCGTGGCCGTTCGCGTCAGCCGAAGAAGAAGGGAGCCTAG
- the rpsS gene encoding 30S ribosomal protein S19, whose amino-acid sequence MPRSLKKGPFVDDHLLKKVDVQNEKGTKQVIKTWSRRSTIIPDFIGHTFAVHDGRKHVPVFISDSMVGHKLGEFAPTRTFKGHIKDDRKAKRR is encoded by the coding sequence ATGCCACGCAGCCTCAAGAAGGGCCCGTTCGTCGACGACCACCTCCTGAAGAAGGTGGACGTTCAGAACGAAAAGGGAACCAAGCAGGTCATCAAGACCTGGTCCCGCCGTTCGACCATCATTCCCGACTTCATCGGTCACACCTTTGCCGTCCACGACGGACGCAAGCATGTGCCGGTGTTCATCTCGGACTCGATGGTCGGTCACAAGCTGGGCGAGTTCGCCCCCACCCGCACCTTCAAGGGTCACATCAAGGATGACCGGAAAGCGAAGCGCCGCTGA
- the rplB gene encoding 50S ribosomal protein L2 → MAIRKYKPTTPGRRGASGSDFAEVTRDHPEKSLVRPLHGRGGRNAHGRITTRHKGGGHKRAYRLIDFRRNDKDGINAKVAHIEYDPNRTARIALLHYVDGEKRYIIAPKNLKQGDIVESGPAADIKPGNNLPLRNIPTGTQVHAVELRPGGGAKMARSAGASIQLLGKEGAYATLRMPSGEIRRVDVRCRATVGEVGNAEQSNINWGKAGRMRWKGKRPTVRGVVMNPVDHPHGGGEGKTSGGRHPVSPWGKPEGRTRKNKASDKLIVRRRRTGKNKR, encoded by the coding sequence ATGGCTATTCGTAAGTACAAGCCGACGACCCCGGGTCGTCGCGGGGCCAGCGGCTCCGACTTCGCCGAGGTCACCCGTGACCATCCGGAGAAGTCGCTGGTGCGTCCGCTCCACGGGCGCGGTGGCCGAAACGCTCACGGCCGCATCACCACTCGTCACAAGGGTGGCGGCCACAAGCGTGCCTACCGTCTGATCGACTTCCGTCGTAACGACAAGGACGGCATCAACGCCAAGGTCGCTCACATCGAGTACGACCCCAACCGCACCGCGCGCATCGCGCTGCTGCACTACGTCGACGGCGAGAAGCGCTACATCATCGCGCCGAAGAACCTGAAGCAGGGCGACATCGTCGAGAGCGGTCCGGCCGCCGACATCAAGCCCGGCAACAACCTGCCGCTGCGCAACATCCCGACCGGTACCCAGGTCCACGCTGTGGAGCTGCGCCCGGGCGGTGGCGCCAAGATGGCACGTAGCGCCGGCGCGTCGATCCAGCTGCTCGGTAAGGAAGGCGCCTACGCCACGCTGCGTATGCCTTCCGGCGAGATCCGCCGTGTCGACGTGCGCTGCCGCGCAACCGTCGGCGAGGTGGGCAACGCCGAGCAGAGCAACATCAACTGGGGCAAGGCCGGCCGTATGCGCTGGAAGGGCAAGCGCCCGACCGTCCGCGGTGTCGTCATGAACCCGGTTGACCACCCGCATGGTGGTGGTGAGGGCAAGACCTCCGGTGGTCGCCACCCGGTCTCGCCGTGGGGTAAGCCCGAGGGCCGCACCCGCAAGAACAAGGCCAGCGACAAGCTGATCGTCCGTCGCCGTCGCACCGGCAAGAACAAGCGATAA
- the rplW gene encoding 50S ribosomal protein L23, with amino-acid sequence MTTVADPRDIILAPVISEKSYGLMEDNVYTFLVHPESNKTEIKIAIEKIFGVKVASVNTANRQGKRKRTRSGYGQRKSTKRAIVSLTADSKPIEIFGGSVS; translated from the coding sequence ATGACGACCGTTGCCGATCCGCGCGACATCATCCTGGCGCCCGTGATCTCCGAGAAGTCCTACGGACTCATGGAGGACAACGTGTACACCTTCCTGGTGCACCCGGAGTCCAACAAGACCGAGATCAAGATCGCGATCGAGAAGATCTTCGGTGTGAAGGTTGCCAGCGTCAACACCGCGAACCGACAGGGCAAGCGCAAGCGGACCCGCTCCGGCTACGGCCAGCGCAAGTCCACCAAGCGCGCCATCGTGTCGCTGACCGCAGACAGCAAGCCCATCGAGATCTTCGGAGGCTCGGTCAGCTGA
- the rplD gene encoding 50S ribosomal protein L4 yields the protein MSTETTTKLTLDVKTADGKTNGTVDLPAALFDAPANIALMHQVVVAQQAAARQGTHSTKTRGEVRGGGAKPYRQKGTGRARQGSTRAPQFTGGGTVHGPQPRDYSQRTPKKMKAAALRGALSDRARNERIHVITELVAGQAPSTKAAREFLESLSDRRKFLVVLGREDLTAWKSVANLDNVLPIAPDQLNTYDVLDSDEVVFSVETLNAFIEQNTADAKAAVEKTAEEA from the coding sequence GTGAGCACCGAGACCACGACCAAGTTGACGCTGGACGTCAAGACCGCCGACGGCAAGACCAACGGAACCGTTGACCTGCCGGCCGCGCTCTTCGACGCTCCCGCCAACATCGCGCTGATGCACCAGGTCGTCGTGGCCCAGCAGGCCGCGGCTCGCCAGGGCACGCACTCGACCAAGACCCGCGGCGAGGTCCGTGGCGGTGGCGCCAAGCCGTACCGCCAGAAGGGCACCGGCCGTGCGCGTCAGGGTTCGACCCGTGCACCGCAGTTCACCGGCGGCGGCACCGTCCACGGCCCGCAGCCGCGTGACTACAGCCAGCGCACCCCCAAGAAGATGAAGGCCGCCGCCCTGCGCGGTGCCCTGAGCGACCGCGCTCGCAACGAGCGCATTCACGTGATCACCGAACTGGTTGCGGGGCAGGCCCCCTCGACCAAGGCGGCTCGCGAGTTCCTGGAGAGCCTCTCCGATCGTCGCAAGTTCCTGGTCGTTCTCGGCCGCGAGGACCTGACGGCGTGGAAGAGCGTGGCGAACCTGGACAACGTGCTCCCGATCGCTCCCGACCAGCTCAACACCTACGACGTCCTGGATTCGGACGAAGTCGTGTTCAGCGTCGAGACGCTCAATGCCTTCATCGAGCAGAACACGGCGGATGCCAAGGCTGCCGTCGAGAAGACAGCAGAGGAGGCCTGA
- the rplC gene encoding 50S ribosomal protein L3, whose amino-acid sequence MSNQSSSKGILGTKLGMTQVFDENNRVVPVTVIQAGPNVITQLRTQDRDGYTAVQLAYGAIDPRKVTKPVAGQYEKAGVTPRRHLAEIRVNDVSEFEIGQELTAEIFADGALVDVTGTSKGKGFAGVMKRHGFAGLGASHGAHRVHRAPGSIGGCATPGRVFKGMRMAGRMGNDKVTTQNLTVHKVDAEAGLLLIKGAIPGRKGGIVVVRDAVKGGAK is encoded by the coding sequence ATGAGCAACCAGAGTTCATCCAAGGGCATCCTGGGCACCAAGCTCGGCATGACCCAGGTTTTCGACGAGAACAACCGCGTCGTTCCGGTCACGGTCATCCAGGCCGGCCCGAACGTCATCACCCAGCTCCGTACGCAGGACCGTGACGGCTACACCGCCGTCCAGCTCGCCTACGGTGCCATCGATCCCCGCAAGGTGACCAAGCCGGTCGCCGGCCAGTACGAGAAGGCCGGGGTCACCCCGCGCCGTCACCTGGCCGAGATCCGCGTCAACGACGTCAGCGAGTTCGAGATCGGTCAGGAACTGACCGCCGAGATCTTCGCCGACGGCGCGCTGGTCGACGTCACGGGCACCTCGAAGGGCAAGGGTTTCGCCGGCGTCATGAAGCGCCACGGCTTCGCCGGTCTGGGCGCCAGCCACGGCGCTCACCGCGTGCACCGCGCACCGGGCTCGATCGGTGGCTGCGCCACCCCGGGTCGCGTGTTCAAGGGCATGCGCATGGCCGGTCGTATGGGTAACGACAAGGTGACCACGCAGAACCTCACCGTCCACAAGGTGGACGCCGAGGCCGGCCTGCTGCTGATCAAGGGAGCGATCCCGGGTCGCAAGGGCGGCATCGTGGTGGTCCGCGACGCAGTGAAGGGTGGTGCGAAGTAG
- the rpsJ gene encoding 30S ribosomal protein S10, protein MAGQKIRIRLKAYDHEAIDASARKIVETVTRTGARVVGPVPLPTEKNVYCVIRSPHKYKDSREHFEMRTHKRLIDILDPTPKTVDALMRIDLPASVDVNIQ, encoded by the coding sequence GTGGCGGGACAGAAGATCCGCATCAGGCTCAAGGCCTACGACCACGAGGCGATCGACGCTTCGGCGCGCAAGATCGTGGAGACCGTGACCCGTACGGGTGCACGCGTCGTTGGCCCGGTGCCGTTGCCCACCGAGAAGAACGTGTACTGCGTCATCCGTTCGCCGCACAAGTACAAGGACAGCCGCGAACATTTCGAGATGCGTACCCACAAGCGACTCATCGACATCCTCGACCCGACCCCGAAGACGGTCGACGCGCTCATGCGCATCGACCTGCCGGCCAGTGTCGACGTCAACATCCAGTAG
- a CDS encoding N-acetylglutaminylglutamine amidotransferase: MCGICGEIRFDGSVPDVSTVDAMTCEMTRRGPDGSGVFAKGSVALGHRRLKIIDLSEKGSQPMIDPVLGLALVFNGCIYNHHELRAELEGKGYSFFSHADSEVILKAFHAWGPDCVDHFIGMFAFAIVDTDTGVVTLGRDRLGIKPLYLADTPGRLRFASSVQALLRAGDVDTSIDRVALHHYFSFHAVVPAPHTIYNGIRKLPPATVMVIHPDGRRTERKYWEPSFEAHPDRADWDEQRWHAELLDSLRTSVKRRMVADVPVGVLLSGGVDSSLVVALLAEQGQTDLATFSIGFDSAAGESGDEYAYSDLIADTFATDHHKIHIGTDRLLPAIPDTVAAMGEPMVSHDCVAFYLLSQEVSKSIKVVQSGQGADEILGGYSWYPPLRGVPRRDTTRAYANVFFDRDDADIRSILADEYLLEAGYDPSFAFAQAHQSAPGADTSVDAALRLDTTVMLVDDPVKRVDTMTMAWGLEARVPFLDHEFVELAATCPAELKLAHGGKGVLKEASRALLPSAVIDRTKGYFPVPGIRHLTGGVLDLVNDTLRSQSAVDRGLYRPEALDKLFGDPNGIRTRLDGNELWQVALLEMWLQTMEANARR, translated from the coding sequence ATGTGCGGAATCTGCGGCGAGATCCGTTTCGACGGCAGCGTGCCCGACGTGTCGACCGTCGACGCGATGACCTGCGAGATGACGCGCCGGGGGCCCGACGGGAGCGGTGTCTTCGCGAAAGGGTCTGTCGCTCTCGGGCATCGGCGCCTGAAGATCATCGACCTGTCCGAGAAGGGCAGCCAGCCGATGATCGACCCGGTCCTGGGACTGGCGCTCGTCTTCAACGGCTGCATCTACAACCATCACGAGCTGCGGGCCGAACTCGAGGGGAAGGGTTACTCCTTCTTCTCCCACGCCGACAGCGAGGTGATCCTGAAGGCCTTCCACGCCTGGGGGCCCGACTGCGTGGACCACTTCATCGGCATGTTCGCCTTCGCGATCGTCGACACCGACACCGGCGTGGTGACCCTCGGCCGCGACCGCCTCGGGATCAAGCCCCTCTATCTCGCCGACACCCCGGGGCGGCTGCGCTTCGCCTCGTCGGTGCAGGCGCTGCTCCGTGCCGGCGACGTCGACACGTCGATCGATCGTGTTGCGCTGCATCACTATTTCAGCTTCCACGCGGTGGTCCCGGCCCCGCACACCATCTACAACGGCATCCGCAAGCTGCCCCCGGCCACGGTCATGGTCATCCACCCCGACGGTCGGCGCACCGAGCGTAAGTACTGGGAGCCGAGCTTCGAGGCCCACCCCGACCGCGCGGACTGGGACGAGCAGCGATGGCATGCCGAACTCCTGGACTCGCTACGCACCTCGGTGAAGCGCCGCATGGTCGCCGACGTCCCGGTCGGCGTGCTCCTGTCCGGCGGCGTCGACTCGTCACTCGTCGTGGCATTGCTCGCCGAACAGGGACAGACCGACCTGGCCACCTTCAGCATCGGATTCGACTCGGCCGCGGGCGAATCCGGCGACGAGTACGCCTACTCCGATCTGATCGCCGACACCTTCGCGACGGATCATCACAAGATCCACATCGGCACCGACCGGTTGCTGCCCGCCATCCCCGACACCGTCGCGGCGATGGGCGAGCCGATGGTCAGTCACGACTGTGTGGCCTTCTACCTCCTGTCGCAGGAGGTCAGCAAGTCCATCAAGGTGGTCCAGTCCGGACAGGGCGCCGACGAGATCCTCGGCGGCTACAGCTGGTATCCGCCGCTGCGCGGCGTGCCGCGCCGGGACACGACCCGTGCCTACGCGAACGTCTTCTTCGACCGTGACGACGCCGACATCCGCAGCATCCTTGCCGACGAGTACCTCCTCGAGGCCGGCTACGACCCCAGTTTCGCCTTCGCCCAGGCACACCAGTCGGCACCGGGGGCCGACACCTCGGTCGACGCGGCCCTGCGCCTCGACACCACCGTCATGCTCGTCGACGACCCGGTCAAGCGCGTCGACACGATGACTATGGCGTGGGGGCTCGAGGCCCGCGTGCCCTTCCTCGACCACGAGTTCGTCGAACTCGCCGCCACGTGCCCGGCCGAACTCAAACTCGCGCACGGGGGCAAGGGCGTTCTCAAGGAGGCGAGCCGGGCGCTCCTGCCGTCGGCGGTGATCGACCGGACCAAGGGCTACTTCCCGGTGCCCGGCATCCGCCACCTGACCGGCGGGGTACTCGACCTCGTCAACGACACCCTCCGGTCGCAGTCCGCCGTCGACCGTGGGCTCTACCGGCCCGAGGCGCTCGACAAGCTCTTCGGTGACCCCAACGGCATCCGCACGCGCCTCGACGGCAACGAGCTCTGGCAGGTCGCGCTCCTCGAGATGTGGCTCCAGACGATGGAAGCGAACGCCCGACGGTGA
- a CDS encoding S9 family peptidase translates to MTTLRFDDRGWKTYGASLSPDGSAFAYIVDDGNGYPRAAQRSLSRDGVGDLRWVKLRSTGPVRKIVHSTDSRWLAVEMAPGGGEHHQVWVVTTDPDDDTAHRIAATRPDGRSYGTVRLVGWDTDWVLLTAIDHDGTTHALRVHPGTQTTQILDLRVGSELIDSWKGATLVRVGPRGYHDMLLIRRRPDAPDDEVTMTPLLPQDPGAVTDQGYVLDQGFDHPSLVFVPAPNEPTRDLDSVQALVRSDFDAKFPRLLGVEVSKFGVRFRVMAQRVDIGLDEFAVSHDQSTVALLWNVKGRSQLQILTLPDQTLHPPIDLPGEVAHDLSISAAGSVVSVTVSSPQHSPLVHLIDVANRSVTPVRDDVVPGAGPSSLLRPELVEFFARDGMPLSGFLYRPAKENRDERPGPTLLYFHGGPEGQTRPDYQFLFGPLVDAGITVFAPNVRGSSGYGRLFSHADDRYGRYAGIDDAADCAEFLCRQGIADPDAVYCSGRSYGGYLTLACLTFHPDLFAAGIAICGMSDLESFFRNTEPWIAVAAYTKYGHPDSDRELLADLSPIHRIDAMRAPLLVVHGAHDTNVPVSESQQIVAELQARGAVAEMLMFDDEGHEIVKRSNQHRLTEAVAEWIARYPTRPGVMR, encoded by the coding sequence GTGACCACCCTGCGTTTCGACGACCGCGGTTGGAAGACATACGGCGCCTCACTCTCCCCCGACGGGAGTGCGTTCGCCTACATCGTCGACGACGGCAACGGGTATCCGCGTGCCGCACAACGTTCGCTGTCCCGGGACGGTGTCGGTGACCTGCGATGGGTCAAGCTGCGGTCCACCGGCCCGGTCCGCAAGATCGTGCACTCCACCGACAGCCGGTGGCTGGCCGTGGAGATGGCGCCCGGTGGCGGTGAGCACCACCAGGTCTGGGTCGTCACCACCGACCCCGACGACGACACCGCGCACCGGATCGCGGCCACCCGGCCGGACGGCCGGTCCTACGGGACCGTCCGCCTCGTCGGCTGGGACACCGACTGGGTGCTGCTCACCGCGATCGACCACGACGGCACCACGCATGCGTTGCGCGTCCACCCCGGGACCCAGACCACCCAAATCCTCGACCTGCGCGTCGGCAGCGAACTGATCGATTCCTGGAAGGGTGCGACGCTCGTCCGTGTCGGCCCGCGCGGCTATCACGACATGCTGCTGATCCGCCGCCGTCCCGACGCGCCCGACGACGAGGTCACGATGACGCCGCTGCTCCCCCAGGATCCCGGCGCCGTCACCGACCAGGGGTATGTCCTCGACCAGGGTTTCGATCACCCGTCACTGGTCTTCGTCCCCGCACCCAACGAACCCACCCGCGACCTCGACAGCGTCCAGGCCCTGGTGCGCAGCGACTTCGACGCGAAGTTCCCCCGTCTCCTCGGCGTCGAGGTGAGCAAGTTCGGCGTGCGGTTCCGGGTGATGGCGCAGCGCGTCGACATCGGGCTCGACGAGTTCGCCGTCAGCCACGACCAGTCCACCGTCGCCCTCTTGTGGAATGTGAAGGGCCGCAGCCAGTTGCAGATCCTGACGCTGCCCGACCAGACGCTGCACCCGCCGATCGATCTCCCCGGCGAGGTTGCCCATGACCTGTCGATCAGCGCAGCTGGTTCGGTGGTGTCGGTGACGGTGTCGAGCCCGCAGCATTCCCCGCTCGTCCACCTGATCGACGTCGCGAACCGGTCGGTGACGCCCGTCCGCGACGACGTAGTGCCCGGCGCGGGCCCGTCGAGTCTTCTCCGCCCCGAGCTCGTGGAGTTCTTCGCGCGAGACGGCATGCCGCTCTCCGGCTTTCTCTACCGACCCGCGAAGGAGAACCGCGACGAGCGGCCCGGCCCGACGCTGCTCTACTTCCACGGCGGACCCGAGGGCCAGACGCGGCCCGACTACCAGTTCCTGTTCGGTCCCCTCGTCGACGCCGGGATCACCGTCTTCGCCCCCAACGTCCGCGGCTCGTCGGGCTACGGCCGGTTGTTCTCCCACGCCGACGACCGGTACGGCCGCTACGCGGGTATCGACGATGCCGCCGACTGCGCGGAGTTCCTGTGCCGCCAGGGAATCGCCGATCCGGACGCGGTGTACTGCTCCGGCCGTTCCTACGGCGGCTACCTGACCCTGGCCTGCCTCACCTTCCACCCCGACCTGTTCGCAGCCGGCATCGCCATCTGCGGCATGAGTGACCTCGAGTCGTTCTTCCGCAACACCGAACCGTGGATCGCCGTCGCCGCCTACACCAAGTACGGCCATCCCGACTCGGACCGCGAACTGCTCGCCGATCTGTCCCCCATCCACCGCATCGACGCCATGCGGGCACCGCTGCTCGTGGTGCACGGCGCACACGACACCAACGTGCCGGTCAGCGAGTCCCAACAGATCGTCGCCGAACTACAGGCCCGCGGCGCGGTCGCCGAGATGCTGATGTTCGACGACGAGGGTCACGAGATCGTCAAGCGCAGCAACCAGCATCGGCTGACCGAGGCCGTCGCCGAGTGGATCGCCAGGTACCCGACGCGACCCGGGGTGATGCGATGA
- a CDS encoding GntR family transcriptional regulator, whose product MTDRLLAQLADTRTGNERANVLEELRRLILSGGAPPGTQIPPAEIADAFHVSPIPVREALKTLVGEGLVVHRPNAGYHVSQPSTDELREIYFVRGTLEQAALTRAVELIDESALQIARDRHAELLVAVKYNDGKAFHDVSREFHRALTTPCAMPRLLNMFEATWNLTEPFQMMRAVTSETQAALNTDHEDLLDAFADRDTPAVLEVARRHHQRLESAIVEAADLLGVRHD is encoded by the coding sequence ATGACCGACCGGTTGCTCGCGCAGCTGGCGGACACCCGCACCGGCAACGAGCGTGCCAACGTGCTCGAGGAACTCCGCCGGCTGATCCTGTCCGGTGGCGCACCCCCGGGCACCCAGATCCCGCCCGCCGAGATCGCCGACGCCTTCCATGTCAGTCCGATACCGGTGCGCGAAGCGCTGAAGACCCTCGTCGGCGAGGGTCTTGTCGTCCATCGACCCAACGCCGGGTACCACGTCAGCCAGCCGTCCACCGACGAGCTCCGCGAGATCTACTTCGTCCGTGGAACCCTCGAACAGGCCGCTCTCACCCGAGCGGTCGAGCTCATCGACGAGTCCGCACTGCAGATCGCCCGGGACCGTCACGCCGAACTCCTCGTCGCGGTGAAGTACAACGACGGCAAGGCATTTCACGATGTGTCCCGCGAGTTCCACCGCGCCCTCACCACCCCGTGCGCGATGCCGCGACTGCTCAACATGTTCGAGGCGACCTGGAACCTCACCGAACCCTTCCAGATGATGCGGGCGGTGACCTCAGAGACCCAGGCCGCACTCAACACCGACCACGAAGACCTCCTCGACGCCTTCGCCGACCGCGACACCCCGGCGGTTCTCGAGGTCGCACGCCGGCACCACCAGCGACTCGAGAGCGCGATCGTCGAAGCGGCCGATCTCCTCGGCGTCCGCCACGATTGA
- a CDS encoding NCS1 family nucleobase:cation symporter-1: protein MSTPTPAEAAQSHHGAAGESVIKAGYDDRLTNTDLAPLKEQKWTWYNIFAFWMSDVHSVGGYVFAGSLFALGIAAWQVLVALLVGIVAVNILCNLVAKPSQIAGVPYPVTTRVSFGVKGANIPAIIRGAIAVVWYGIQTYLASVAFGLLALKFWPGLEPWGDVDQHGFLGLSVLGWAGFLLMWILQAFVFWNGMDTIRKFIDFCGPAVYVVMIALAGYLIAKAGWDNVSLDLSVGDGLTGWSSITMMISAFALVVSYFSGPMLNFGDFSRYGKTFGEVKKGNFWGLPVNFLFFSLLVVCTVSAAVTVIGTDADGNIITDPVHIVDKIDNTTAAVLGVLTFAIATIGINIVANFVSPAFDFSNVAPTKISWRTGGMIAAVGSVLITPWNLFNNPTAIHYTMDTLGAVIGPLFGILIADFYLVKKQKIVVDDLFTMKPEGTYWYRNGWNPVAVGSTIVASILPICVVIFGTAYQASFTWFIGAGLGMAVYWLGMKFVPTHLIHGSAPTAHTTTDIAVDAAGEPVVAPAPAPAVAGAITEEAPGN from the coding sequence ATGTCCACACCGACCCCTGCCGAGGCTGCACAGTCGCATCACGGCGCCGCGGGCGAGAGCGTCATCAAGGCCGGCTATGACGACCGGCTCACCAACACCGATCTCGCTCCACTGAAAGAACAGAAGTGGACCTGGTACAACATCTTCGCGTTCTGGATGTCCGACGTGCACAGCGTCGGCGGCTACGTCTTCGCCGGCAGTCTGTTCGCGCTGGGCATCGCCGCCTGGCAGGTCCTCGTCGCCCTCCTGGTCGGCATCGTGGCCGTCAACATCCTCTGCAACCTCGTCGCCAAGCCCTCGCAGATCGCCGGCGTCCCGTACCCGGTCACGACGCGGGTGTCCTTCGGCGTGAAGGGCGCCAACATCCCGGCGATCATCCGCGGCGCGATCGCGGTCGTCTGGTACGGCATCCAGACCTACCTCGCCTCGGTCGCCTTCGGCCTGCTGGCGCTGAAGTTCTGGCCGGGTCTCGAACCGTGGGGCGACGTCGACCAGCACGGGTTCCTGGGACTGTCGGTCCTCGGCTGGGCCGGCTTCCTCCTGATGTGGATCCTGCAGGCGTTCGTGTTCTGGAACGGCATGGACACCATCCGCAAGTTCATCGACTTCTGCGGTCCCGCTGTCTATGTCGTCATGATCGCGCTCGCCGGTTACCTGATCGCAAAGGCGGGTTGGGACAACGTGAGCCTCGACCTGTCGGTGGGTGACGGTCTCACCGGATGGTCGTCTATCACGATGATGATCAGCGCGTTCGCGCTGGTGGTCTCCTACTTCTCCGGCCCGATGCTCAACTTCGGCGACTTCTCCCGCTACGGAAAGACTTTCGGCGAGGTGAAGAAGGGCAACTTCTGGGGCCTGCCGGTCAACTTCCTGTTCTTCTCGCTGCTCGTCGTGTGTACCGTCTCGGCGGCTGTGACGGTGATCGGCACCGACGCGGACGGCAACATCATCACCGATCCGGTCCACATCGTCGACAAGATCGACAACACCACCGCCGCGGTGCTCGGTGTGCTGACCTTCGCCATCGCCACGATCGGCATCAACATCGTCGCCAACTTCGTGTCCCCCGCCTTCGACTTCTCGAATGTGGCCCCCACCAAGATCAGCTGGCGCACCGGCGGAATGATCGCCGCCGTCGGTTCGGTCCTGATCACCCCGTGGAATCTCTTCAACAACCCCACCGCGATCCACTACACGATGGACACGCTCGGCGCCGTGATCGGTCCGCTGTTCGGCATCCTGATCGCCGATTTCTACCTGGTCAAGAAGCAGAAGATCGTCGTCGACGACCTGTTCACCATGAAGCCGGAGGGCACCTACTGGTACCGCAACGGCTGGAACCCGGTCGCCGTGGGCTCGACCATCGTCGCCTCCATCCTGCCGATCTGTGTCGTCATCTTCGGCACCGCCTACCAGGCCAGCTTCACCTGGTTCATCGGCGCCGGTCTCGGCATGGCGGTCTACTGGCTCGGCATGAAATTCGTTCCCACCCACCTGATCCACGGTTCGGCACCGACCGCCCACACCACCACCGACATCGCGGTCGACGCCGCGGGTGAACCGGTCGTCGCTCCGGCTCCGGCACCGGCGGTCGCCGGTGCCATCACCGAGGAGGCACCGGGCAACTGA